One Malania oleifera isolate guangnan ecotype guangnan chromosome 9, ASM2987363v1, whole genome shotgun sequence DNA segment encodes these proteins:
- the LOC131164494 gene encoding protein ELF4-LIKE 3 isoform X4 gives MEGDIFPGIGNGTQVDGKVLQTFQKNFTQVQNILDQNRVLIREIKHNHDSKMPDNLSRNVGLIRELNNNIRRVVDLYADLSSSFARSMEASSEGELGGKHSQKRVRSGELNNIRKVVDLYADLSSSFGRSLEASSEGKLGGNSQKRVRSG, from the exons ATGGAAGGGGATATATTTCCTGGAATTGGTAATGGAACCCAAGTTGATGGCAAGGTTTTACAGACATTTCAGAAGAACTTTACACAAGTTCAAAACATTTTGGATCAGAACAGAGTGCTAATCCGTGAAATAAAGCATAACCATGACTCTAAGATGCCGGATAACTTGAGCAGAAATGTTGGTCTAATTAGAGAGCTCAACAACAACATCAGAAGGGTGGTGGATCTCTATGCTGACCTTTCGAGCTCTTTTGCAAGATCGATGGAAGCTTCGTCCGAAGGCGAATTGGGGGGAAAACACAGTCAAAAGAGAGTTAGATCCGG AGAGCTCAACAACATCAGAAAGGTGGTGGATCTCTATGCTGACCTTTCGAGCTCTTTTGGGAGATCATTGGAGGCTTCATCCGAAGGCAAATTGGGAGGAAACAGTCAAAAGAGAGTTAGATCTGGGTAA
- the LOC131164494 gene encoding protein ELF4-LIKE 3 isoform X2: protein MEGDIFPGIGNGTQVDGKVLQTFQKNFTQVQNILDQNRVLIREIKHNHDSKMPDNLSRNVGLIRELNNNIRRVVDLYADLSSSFARSMEASSEGELGGKHSQKRVRSGELNNIRKVVDLYADLSSSFGRSLEASSEGKLGGNSQKRVRSGVKLCLVHRTFGTYSESIFERYGYN, encoded by the exons ATGGAAGGGGATATATTTCCTGGAATTGGTAATGGAACCCAAGTTGATGGCAAGGTTTTACAGACATTTCAGAAGAACTTTACACAAGTTCAAAACATTTTGGATCAGAACAGAGTGCTAATCCGTGAAATAAAGCATAACCATGACTCTAAGATGCCGGATAACTTGAGCAGAAATGTTGGTCTAATTAGAGAGCTCAACAACAACATCAGAAGGGTGGTGGATCTCTATGCTGACCTTTCGAGCTCTTTTGCAAGATCGATGGAAGCTTCGTCCGAAGGCGAATTGGGGGGAAAACACAGTCAAAAGAGAGTTAGATCCGG AGAGCTCAACAACATCAGAAAGGTGGTGGATCTCTATGCTGACCTTTCGAGCTCTTTTGGGAGATCATTGGAGGCTTCATCCGAAGGCAAATTGGGAGGAAACAGTCAAAAGAGAGTTAGATCTGG GGTTAAATTGTGTTTGGTTCATAGAACTTTTGGAACCTATTCGGAATCCATCTTTGAGAG GTATGGCTACAATTAA
- the LOC131164494 gene encoding uncharacterized protein LOC131164494 isoform X3 encodes MLTFRALLQDRWKLRPKANWGENTVKRELDPGLNCVWFIELLEPIRNPSLRGMATIKLSFKNMLEEIVTKLGFPNPVYGSKVEANGQVRSFVEMNRNVGSVLFEVIKVWGPIAQSSMVSKQQAAMLAIEELKWLGLEIRDMNYDKMSCLREFFLKVHRDYSDLLIKH; translated from the exons ATGCTGACCTTTCGAGCTCTTTTGCAAGATCGATGGAAGCTTCGTCCGAAGGCGAATTGGGGGGAAAACACAGTCAAAAGAGAGTTAGATCCGG GGTTAAATTGTGTTTGGTTCATAGAACTTTTGGAACCTATTCGGAATCCATCTTTGAGAG GTATGGCTACAATTAAATTGTCTTTTAAGAATATGCTAGAAGAGATAGTGACCAAATTGGGTTTCCCCAACCCGGTGTATGGCTCCAAGGTTGAAGCAAATGGTCAAGTGCGATCCTTTGTTGAAATGAACCGTAATGTTGGATCTGTTCTTTTTGAGGTTATTAAAGTTTGGGGTCCAATTGCTCAAAGCAGCATGGTATCCAAACAGCAGGCTGCTATGTTGGCTATAGAGGAATTGAAGTGGCTTGGTTTAGAAATTAGGGATATGAACTATGACAAAATGTCTTGTCTTAGGGAATTTTTTCTTAAGGTGCATAGAGATTATAGTGATTTATTGATTAAACATTGA
- the LOC131164494 gene encoding protein ELF4-LIKE 4 isoform X1, which yields MEGDIFPGIGNGTQVDGKVLQTFQKNFTQVQNILDQNRVLIREIKHNHDSKMPDNLSRNVGLIRELNNNIRRVVDLYADLSSSFARSMEASSEGELGGKHSQKRVRSGLLANEINQNHESKMSDNLSRNVGLTRELNNIRKVVDLYADLSSSFGRSLEASSEGKLGGNSQKRVRSGVKLCLVHRTFGTYSESIFERQDPERSRTNGYKS from the exons ATGGAAGGGGATATATTTCCTGGAATTGGTAATGGAACCCAAGTTGATGGCAAGGTTTTACAGACATTTCAGAAGAACTTTACACAAGTTCAAAACATTTTGGATCAGAACAGAGTGCTAATCCGTGAAATAAAGCATAACCATGACTCTAAGATGCCGGATAACTTGAGCAGAAATGTTGGTCTAATTAGAGAGCTCAACAACAACATCAGAAGGGTGGTGGATCTCTATGCTGACCTTTCGAGCTCTTTTGCAAGATCGATGGAAGCTTCGTCCGAAGGCGAATTGGGGGGAAAACACAGTCAAAAGAGAGTTAGATCCGG ATTGCTAGCCAATGAAATAAACCAGAACCATGAGTCTAAAATGTCTGATAACTTGAGTCGAAATGTTGGTCTAACCAGAGAGCTCAACAACATCAGAAAGGTGGTGGATCTCTATGCTGACCTTTCGAGCTCTTTTGGGAGATCATTGGAGGCTTCATCCGAAGGCAAATTGGGAGGAAACAGTCAAAAGAGAGTTAGATCTGG GGTTAAATTGTGTTTGGTTCATAGAACTTTTGGAACCTATTCGGAATCCATCTTTGAGAG GCAAGATCCTGAAAGAAGTAGGACAAATGGGTATAAGTCTTAG